A window of Otariodibacter oris genomic DNA:
ATAAGATTAGTGTTATTATACCTTTAAATTTTATAAGAGATATACAGTATTATTTTGTGATCCTGTTCAAAAATTTTATCTTTATTGGTTACTAGATAAAAGAAAAGTGCTAATATCCTTGGACATGATTTATTATATGGAGGATTATTATGTTCCCAGAATTCCGTGATTTAATCACAAAATTAAAGACTGAAGATGCACATTTTTCTCGTCTTTTTGATGAACACAATGAGTTAGATCAAAAAATCAAAAATATGGAAGCGGGTATTGACTTAGCTACGCCTTCGGAAATTGAAGTGCTTAAAAAAGAAAAATTACATCTTAAAGATGAGCTTTATTCACTTTTAAAGGCACATGATAATAAATAACTAATTTATTGAATTGTATGTAAAAATATATGAGGGGAGACTGGCTTTATGTCTCCCTTTGTTTTAGTTATTTTTTAATTTTAAATCAGCAACTTTTTGTGAGCGGTAAATTGCATTGATTGCATGGATTAAGGCTAGCGCTGATGATTCTACAATATCCGTTGCTAAGCCAACACCATGGAAACGTCGCCCATTATGTTCAACAACAATATCTACTTGCCCTAATGCTTCAGCTCCTTCCCCTTTTGCTGTTAATTGATAACTCAATATTTTTAATTCAATACCAGTAATATCAAGGATTGCATTGAAGGTTGCATCTACAGGTCCATTTCCACCTTGTGATGCTTTACTTAATTTTTCGTCATCAAGTTGAACTTGTACAAATGCAGAAGCAGGTAATCCACTGATTAATTGTGTTGTGATAATATCTAGTTTTAAGCGATCTTCATCACCTTGTTGCATATCAATAAAGGCAAGAGCCT
This region includes:
- a CDS encoding YdcH family protein: MFPEFRDLITKLKTEDAHFSRLFDEHNELDQKIKNMEAGIDLATPSEIEVLKKEKLHLKDELYSLLKAHDNK